From Bradyrhizobium symbiodeficiens, the proteins below share one genomic window:
- a CDS encoding TonB-dependent receptor plug domain-containing protein: MPAKLSRLIVIAAFCVSQPALAAGKRPRHAVAAAPATDSAAPYKANRLSSSRGEPILDTPGQTTVLTRQVIDDMKATSLRDAMRSTAGVTIGR, from the coding sequence ATGCCTGCAAAGCTATCGCGACTGATCGTGATCGCCGCCTTCTGCGTCTCGCAGCCGGCCCTCGCTGCGGGCAAGCGGCCACGTCATGCAGTCGCCGCCGCTCCCGCCACCGATTCAGCCGCACCCTATAAGGCGAATCGGCTCTCCTCCTCGCGCGGCGAGCCGATCCTCGACACGCCGGGCCAGACCACCGTGCTGACGCGCCAGGTCATCGACGACATGAAGGCGACCAGCCTGCGCGACGCCATGCGTTCGACCGCCGGCGTGACGATCGGGCGCTAG
- a CDS encoding putative bifunctional diguanylate cyclase/phosphodiesterase, whose translation MPVARFKSHLATVVDLFRVPVDNPELTRAQFDAFSKQIPLLYFILITNTIAVAYTYVPLAPASLSMIVPGILIAVAGYRTFWWLRQRHVVRSDADILRSLRLTNWIAAPIAAGFTAWSFALYPYGDPFAKSQVAFYMAVTVIGCIFSLMHLRSSALIVTLVVDVPYVVFYFATGEPTLEAMAINNLLVTGAMVTVLIIYYRDFADLVASRKSLLAQQTATQALSDENFRLANLDSLTELPNRRRFFAELSNAFGDAERRKVRVAVGIIDLDGFKPINDNYGHSVGDRVLIEAGRRIREVCEGFGPQRVEFARLGGDEFGLVVCGDPDDADLARLGERIGAQVKLPYQLDTAHTGLSCSIGFASYPEAATTSEALYECADYSLYHAKRHQRGSTMIFSGELEAEIRSRGVIENLLRTSDFGAEMELVFQPIVDAMSEHTAGFETLARWHSPRLGWVSPADFIPAAERIGLIRPLTQALLTRALATAKTWPADVRLSFNLSAHDVCAAEGILPLISIIEKSGLSPRRIDFEITETAVTFDFVRAEQSIATLKAMGCGISLDDFGTGYSSLSHVHRLPLDKIKVDRSFVADVNENPVSHKIIKSLTGLCDDMEIACVVEGVETRAQLDTLRRLGCDFIQGYYFAKPMSADAIGDYLANERHRLDSAKVVA comes from the coding sequence ATGCCTGTCGCCAGATTCAAGTCTCACCTTGCCACTGTCGTGGATCTGTTCCGGGTCCCGGTCGACAATCCCGAGCTGACGCGCGCGCAGTTCGATGCCTTCTCCAAGCAGATCCCGCTGCTCTACTTCATCCTGATCACCAACACGATCGCGGTCGCCTATACCTATGTTCCGCTGGCGCCCGCCTCGCTCAGCATGATCGTGCCGGGCATATTGATCGCGGTGGCGGGCTATCGGACCTTCTGGTGGCTGCGGCAGCGCCACGTCGTACGCAGCGATGCCGACATCCTCCGCAGTTTGCGTCTCACCAACTGGATCGCCGCGCCGATCGCGGCGGGCTTCACCGCCTGGTCGTTCGCGCTCTATCCCTACGGCGATCCCTTTGCCAAGAGCCAGGTCGCCTTCTACATGGCGGTGACCGTGATCGGCTGCATCTTCTCGCTAATGCATCTTCGTTCGTCCGCGCTGATCGTGACGCTGGTCGTCGACGTGCCCTATGTGGTGTTCTACTTCGCCACGGGCGAGCCGACGCTGGAGGCGATGGCTATCAACAATTTGCTGGTCACCGGCGCGATGGTGACGGTGCTCATCATCTACTACCGGGACTTCGCCGATCTCGTCGCCAGCCGTAAGTCGCTCCTGGCACAGCAGACGGCGACCCAGGCGCTCTCGGACGAGAATTTCCGCCTCGCCAATCTGGATTCCCTTACTGAGCTACCGAACCGCCGCCGCTTCTTCGCCGAGCTATCGAACGCCTTTGGCGACGCCGAGCGCAGAAAGGTTCGCGTCGCGGTCGGTATCATCGACCTCGACGGCTTCAAGCCGATCAACGACAATTACGGCCACAGCGTCGGCGACCGCGTCCTGATCGAGGCGGGCCGCCGCATCCGCGAGGTTTGCGAAGGCTTCGGGCCGCAACGCGTGGAATTCGCCCGTCTCGGCGGCGACGAGTTCGGCCTCGTCGTGTGCGGTGATCCCGACGACGCCGACCTGGCGCGGCTCGGCGAACGCATCGGCGCGCAGGTCAAGCTGCCCTACCAGCTCGACACCGCCCACACCGGCCTGTCCTGCTCGATCGGCTTTGCGTCGTATCCGGAGGCCGCGACGACGTCGGAAGCTCTCTATGAATGCGCCGACTACTCGCTCTATCACGCCAAGCGCCATCAGCGCGGAAGCACCATGATCTTCTCGGGCGAGCTCGAAGCCGAGATCCGCAGCCGCGGCGTCATCGAAAACCTGCTGCGCACCTCCGATTTCGGCGCCGAGATGGAGCTCGTGTTCCAGCCGATCGTCGATGCCATGAGCGAGCACACTGCGGGTTTCGAAACGCTGGCGCGTTGGCACAGCCCCCGTCTCGGTTGGGTCTCCCCTGCCGACTTCATTCCCGCCGCCGAGCGCATCGGCCTGATCCGTCCCTTGACGCAGGCGCTCCTGACGCGGGCGCTGGCGACGGCCAAGACCTGGCCCGCCGACGTCCGCCTGTCGTTCAACCTGTCCGCTCACGACGTCTGTGCCGCCGAAGGCATCCTGCCGCTGATCTCCATCATCGAGAAGAGCGGTCTGTCGCCGCGCCGGATCGATTTCGAGATCACCGAGACCGCCGTCACGTTCGATTTCGTGCGCGCGGAGCAGTCGATCGCGACGCTGAAAGCGATGGGTTGCGGCATCTCGCTGGACGATTTCGGCACCGGCTATTCCTCGTTGAGCCATGTGCACCGGCTGCCGCTCGACAAGATCAAGGTCGACCGCAGTTTCGTCGCCGACGTCAACGAGAATCCGGTCAGTCACAAGATCATCAAGTCGCTGACGGGCCTCTGCGACGACATGGAGATCGCCTGCGTCGTCGAGGGCGTGGAGACCCGCGCCCAGCTCGACACCTTGCGCCGGCTCGGCTGCGACTTCATCCAGGGATACTATTTCGCAAAGCCCATGTCGGCCGATGCGATAGGCGACTATCTCGCGAACGAGCGCCACCGCCTCGACAGCGCCAAGGTCGTGGCCTAG
- a CDS encoding ABC transporter ATP-binding protein: protein MAETALLEIENLHAWYGASHILHGISLHVKEGEVVALVGRNGAGKTTTLRTMMGLMPKATGRVRFAGRELLPLRAHQRFHLGLAYVPEERRIVPGLSVRENLRLGLVAAGSEIDERTAIDEIAETFPRLKERLDQEGVTLSGGEQQMLAIARALIGKPRMILLDEPSEGIMPVLVEEMGVLFRRLRDEGKTLLLVEQNVEWALRLADRAVIIDQGEVVHQSSAAALLADKDIQERYCAV from the coding sequence ATGGCTGAGACCGCGCTGCTCGAAATCGAAAACCTCCACGCCTGGTATGGCGCGAGCCACATCCTCCACGGCATCTCGCTGCACGTGAAGGAGGGCGAGGTGGTTGCCCTCGTCGGCCGCAACGGCGCCGGCAAGACCACGACCTTGCGAACCATGATGGGCCTGATGCCGAAGGCGACCGGCCGAGTGCGCTTTGCGGGCAGGGAGCTCCTGCCATTGCGCGCCCATCAACGCTTCCACCTCGGCCTCGCTTACGTGCCCGAGGAGCGGCGCATCGTTCCCGGGCTGTCGGTGCGCGAGAACCTGCGGCTCGGTCTGGTCGCGGCCGGCAGCGAGATCGACGAGCGCACGGCCATCGACGAGATCGCCGAGACCTTCCCGCGCCTGAAGGAGCGGCTTGACCAGGAGGGCGTGACGCTCTCCGGCGGCGAGCAGCAGATGCTGGCGATCGCGCGCGCGCTGATCGGCAAGCCCAGGATGATCCTGCTGGATGAACCCTCGGAGGGCATCATGCCCGTCCTCGTCGAGGAGATGGGCGTGCTGTTCCGCCGCCTGCGCGACGAGGGCAAGACGCTGCTGCTGGTCGAGCAGAACGTCGAATGGGCGCTGCGGCTGGCCGATCGCGCCGTGATCATCGACCAGGGCGAGGTCGTGCATCAAAGCAGCGCCGCGGCGCTGCTCGCGGACAAGGACATCCAGGAGCGCTATTGCGCGGTGTGA
- a CDS encoding ABC transporter ATP-binding protein: MSGELLRAEGIGKRFGGFVALEDITLSFAAGQLTSIIGPNGAGKSTFFNILSGVLTPTSGKLHFRGRELNGLPQHRFVHQGISRSYQITNIFPDLSVHENVRVAAQALTVSFDIWRNRDRLTELHARADAALDAVGLLGKRGDLAKFLSHGQQRALEIAIALVSEPELLLLDEPTAGMGPEETKDMVALLERLADKRTVLLVEHKMKMVLGLSKRVVVLHHGRLLADGAPDEIRSNPDVRRVYLGQSEGYG; this comes from the coding sequence ATGAGCGGCGAACTGCTCCGCGCCGAAGGGATCGGCAAGCGCTTCGGCGGCTTCGTCGCGCTCGAGGATATCACCTTGTCCTTCGCGGCGGGGCAGCTCACCTCGATCATCGGGCCGAACGGCGCCGGCAAGAGCACGTTCTTCAACATCCTCTCCGGTGTGTTGACGCCGACGTCCGGCAAGCTGCATTTCCGTGGGCGCGAGCTGAACGGCCTGCCGCAGCACCGTTTCGTGCATCAGGGCATTTCGCGCTCCTATCAGATCACGAACATCTTCCCTGACCTGTCCGTGCACGAGAACGTGCGCGTCGCAGCCCAGGCGCTGACCGTGAGCTTCGACATCTGGCGCAACCGCGACCGGCTGACCGAATTGCATGCGCGTGCGGATGCGGCGCTGGACGCAGTCGGCCTGCTCGGCAAGCGCGGCGATCTGGCAAAATTCCTCTCGCATGGCCAGCAGCGCGCGCTGGAGATCGCGATCGCGCTGGTTTCCGAGCCGGAGTTGCTGCTGCTCGACGAGCCGACAGCCGGCATGGGTCCGGAGGAGACCAAGGACATGGTCGCGCTGCTGGAGCGGCTTGCGGACAAGCGCACCGTGCTTCTGGTGGAGCACAAGATGAAGATGGTGCTGGGCCTCTCCAAGCGCGTCGTGGTGCTGCACCACGGCCGCCTGCTCGCGGACGGCGCGCCCGACGAGATCAGGAGCAATCCGGACGTGCGCCGGGTCTATCTCGGACAGAGTGAAGGTTATGGCTGA
- a CDS encoding branched-chain amino acid ABC transporter permease, which produces MTHPSSGEALAKPAPGGLGRLLDHRVLLSIAVLAILPWLLPSKALAVNVLIYGVVVMGYNLLFGYTGLLSFGQAAFFGAGAYFTGIAIGRYGVPWFAAVALAVFLSTCLAALIGIISTRTRGIYFSMVTLALAQLVYYVALQASSFTGGENGLRGFTVDRISLFGLQVNFLDPVNKYYVLMAFAALAMWFQSRILNSPFGAVIEAIRENEQRARACGYDVERSKLVVFMLSGAISSLGGCMLALHLSIVPLDILHYQTSGMIVMMVLLGGARSFFGPFVGAASFLILEDVISLWTPHWQIFVGAIFVLFVLFLPKGIWGTLLDTLGIGKARR; this is translated from the coding sequence GTGACGCACCCTTCGAGCGGCGAGGCTCTCGCCAAGCCTGCGCCGGGCGGGCTCGGCCGGCTTCTCGACCACCGCGTGTTGCTCTCCATCGCCGTGCTGGCGATATTGCCCTGGCTGCTGCCGTCCAAGGCGCTGGCCGTCAACGTCCTGATCTACGGCGTCGTGGTGATGGGCTACAATCTGCTGTTCGGCTACACCGGGCTGCTGTCGTTCGGCCAAGCCGCGTTCTTCGGTGCGGGCGCCTACTTCACCGGCATTGCGATCGGCCGCTACGGCGTGCCGTGGTTTGCCGCGGTCGCGCTCGCCGTGTTCCTCAGCACCTGCCTGGCAGCCCTGATCGGAATCATCTCGACGCGCACCCGCGGCATCTATTTCTCGATGGTGACGCTCGCTCTGGCGCAACTGGTCTATTACGTCGCGCTTCAGGCCTCCTCCTTTACCGGCGGCGAGAACGGCCTGCGCGGCTTCACCGTCGACCGGATCAGCCTGTTTGGCCTTCAGGTTAATTTCCTCGACCCCGTCAACAAATATTACGTGCTGATGGCCTTCGCGGCGCTGGCGATGTGGTTCCAGTCGCGCATCCTGAACTCGCCGTTCGGGGCCGTCATCGAGGCGATCCGCGAGAACGAGCAGCGCGCGCGGGCCTGCGGCTACGACGTCGAACGCAGCAAGCTGGTCGTGTTCATGCTGTCGGGCGCGATCTCCTCGCTCGGCGGCTGCATGCTTGCGCTGCACCTGTCGATCGTGCCGCTCGACATCCTGCACTACCAGACCTCGGGCATGATCGTGATGATGGTGCTGCTCGGCGGCGCCCGCAGCTTCTTCGGGCCTTTCGTCGGCGCGGCGAGCTTCCTGATCCTGGAGGACGTCATCTCGCTGTGGACGCCGCATTGGCAGATCTTCGTCGGCGCGATCTTCGTGCTGTTCGTGCTGTTCCTGCCCAAGGGCATCTGGGGCACGCTGCTCGATACGCTTGGCATCGGAAAGGCGCGGCGATGA
- a CDS encoding branched-chain amino acid ABC transporter permease, with protein sequence MDLSLIIMQLLSGIALGAVLVITALGLTIVFGMLGVVNFAHGALFMIGAYAGLYLASLTGSFWWGLLLAPILIGAFGMLIEFVLIRRLYGRSIDDPLLLTFGLSYVLVEGVRIVFGSDGIPFPTPPQLVGVLDLGIGFFPRYRLFVIALVAVVLLVLWLTLEKTRVGLIVRAGARDPTIMQVLGVDIGRVWLAIFGLGVGLAALGGVLAGPMRSVNPEMGSLVLAEAFVVTVIGGLGSIVGAVVAGLMVGISISLVALFAPEMATIVMFALMAVVLLIRPQGLFGVRGRTA encoded by the coding sequence ATGGACCTTTCGCTGATCATCATGCAGCTTCTCTCCGGGATCGCGCTTGGCGCGGTCCTGGTGATCACTGCGCTTGGACTGACGATCGTCTTCGGCATGCTCGGGGTGGTGAATTTCGCCCATGGCGCGTTGTTCATGATCGGGGCCTATGCGGGGCTGTACCTGGCCTCGCTCACCGGCAGCTTCTGGTGGGGGTTGCTGCTTGCGCCCATCCTGATCGGCGCCTTCGGCATGCTGATCGAGTTCGTGCTGATCCGCAGGCTCTATGGTCGTTCGATCGACGATCCGCTGCTGCTCACCTTCGGCCTCAGCTACGTCCTGGTCGAGGGCGTGCGCATCGTGTTCGGCAGCGACGGCATTCCGTTTCCGACGCCGCCGCAGCTGGTCGGCGTGCTCGATCTCGGCATCGGCTTCTTCCCGCGCTATCGCCTGTTCGTCATCGCGCTGGTGGCGGTGGTGCTGCTGGTGCTCTGGCTGACGCTGGAGAAGACCCGTGTCGGCTTGATCGTGCGTGCGGGTGCGCGCGATCCCACCATCATGCAGGTGCTCGGCGTCGACATCGGCCGGGTGTGGCTCGCGATCTTCGGCCTTGGCGTCGGGCTCGCCGCGCTCGGCGGCGTGCTCGCCGGGCCGATGCGCAGCGTCAATCCGGAGATGGGCTCGCTGGTTCTGGCCGAGGCCTTTGTCGTGACCGTGATCGGCGGCCTCGGCTCGATCGTCGGCGCGGTCGTGGCCGGCCTCATGGTCGGCATTTCCATCAGCCTGGTGGCGCTGTTCGCGCCTGAAATGGCGACCATCGTGATGTTCGCGCTGATGGCGGTGGTGCTGCTGATCCGCCCGCAAGGCCTGTTCGGCGTGAGAGGGAGGACGGCGTGA
- a CDS encoding ABC transporter substrate-binding protein, whose product MPKSGSTPKITRRTALAGLSAGAALLAMPRLGRAADETIRIGFPTPLTGPFAAEARDQVKCAELAVKLVNDKGGIGGRKVELLVRDDKLNAGEAATRTLELIEKDKVHAVVGALSSAVQLAVNEVTRARGVIYVSISQSDTINEAKDFSKYTFHEALNPHMTTAAVARQTLKKGMKVAHLVADYAYGHEMLRGFKRAQAAIGADNVGEILHPFGAADYSTFMPRLMSMRPDVLCISNFGRDQANAIKQAVDFGVKQQMKIVVPVILHNQRLAVGPDVFEGVVGGANYYWGLEAQSKSAAAFNTAFKAANGGAIPTDYGAYGYSGVGSLLAAMQTAGGTDTDKVIDALEKLQYDLSKGPQHYRKCDHQSVQSVLVLESKKKSAMAGDNDLFAILANDTASDDMLRSCSELGHAT is encoded by the coding sequence ATGCCTAAGTCCGGTTCGACCCCGAAAATAACCCGCCGCACCGCGCTCGCCGGCCTCTCGGCAGGCGCTGCATTGCTCGCCATGCCTCGTCTTGGCCGCGCCGCCGACGAGACGATCCGCATCGGCTTTCCGACGCCGCTGACCGGCCCGTTCGCGGCGGAAGCGCGCGATCAGGTCAAATGTGCCGAGCTCGCAGTCAAGCTCGTCAACGACAAGGGCGGCATCGGCGGCCGCAAGGTCGAGCTGCTGGTGCGGGACGACAAGCTCAACGCCGGCGAGGCCGCAACGCGGACGCTCGAGCTGATCGAGAAGGACAAGGTTCACGCCGTGGTCGGCGCGCTCTCCAGCGCCGTGCAGCTCGCGGTCAACGAGGTCACTCGCGCCCGTGGCGTGATCTACGTCTCGATCAGCCAGTCCGATACCATCAACGAGGCCAAGGATTTCAGCAAGTACACCTTCCACGAGGCGCTGAACCCGCACATGACGACGGCTGCGGTGGCGCGGCAGACCCTGAAGAAGGGCATGAAAGTCGCTCATCTCGTCGCCGACTATGCGTATGGCCACGAGATGCTCCGCGGCTTCAAGCGCGCGCAGGCCGCGATCGGCGCGGACAATGTCGGCGAGATCCTGCATCCGTTCGGTGCGGCCGATTACTCCACCTTCATGCCGCGCCTGATGTCGATGCGACCCGACGTGCTGTGCATCTCCAATTTCGGCCGCGATCAGGCCAATGCGATCAAGCAAGCGGTGGATTTCGGCGTCAAGCAGCAGATGAAGATCGTCGTGCCGGTGATCCTGCACAACCAGCGCCTCGCGGTTGGCCCCGACGTGTTCGAGGGCGTGGTCGGCGGTGCCAATTATTATTGGGGCCTGGAGGCGCAGAGCAAGTCGGCAGCCGCGTTCAACACGGCGTTCAAGGCCGCCAATGGCGGCGCGATCCCGACCGATTACGGTGCCTACGGCTATTCCGGCGTCGGATCGTTGTTGGCCGCGATGCAGACCGCCGGCGGCACCGACACAGACAAGGTGATCGATGCGCTGGAGAAGCTGCAATATGATCTGTCCAAGGGACCGCAGCACTATCGCAAATGCGACCATCAGTCGGTGCAGTCGGTGCTGGTGCTGGAGTCCAAGAAGAAGTCCGCCATGGCGGGCGACAACGACCTGTTCGCCATTCTCGCCAACGACACCGCCTCGGACGACATGCTGCGCAGCTGCAGCGAGCTCGGCCACGCGACCTAA
- a CDS encoding xanthine dehydrogenase family protein molybdopterin-binding subunit, with the protein MTAPLTSLDRPNSYIGRSVPRPNAKRLLAGRGRYVSDLRLPRMLYAAFLRSPHAHAKIVSINTEPARAIEGVHLVATGVDLAEICTPWTGTLDHFKGMTSAPQWPLPVDRVVWAGQAVVAVVAESRAIAEDALELIEVDYDDLPVVVDLDVAREAGGPLVNPGSVNNICFRSQLDNGTVDDAFAHAAHVVEEEFTFGRHTAVTLEPRAIVADYDPAAGMLTVHHGTQTPYQFQDLYSRHYDIPESRVRVIASDIGGSFGMKLHVYHEDMAVVGLSILLGRPVKYVADRMESFVSDIHARDHRVRARMALDAKGGILAMDVEDLTAIGAFSTYPRTSVVEGNQVIRLMGAPYRFENYRATLEVIFQNKVQTSQYRAVGHPIACAVTERLVDMAAAKLGLDPFAIRAQNVIPDDAYPQTSPTGYRFEALSHQACLKRLHQMMDYDGLRAEQADLRKRGIHRGIGIAAFVEITNPSPAFYGVGGARISSQDGAILSLTPSGEVRCLISVTEQGQGTEAIISQIVADQLGLAQEHVKVITGDTEVTPHGGATWACRGAGIGGETALQATRALKRNILEIAALILQEQPSALDIIDGQVVDAATRNQRMPISEIARIAYFRSDTLPPGTQAQLTVSHHFAPQGYPFAFTNGIQGCLLEVDVETGLIKLLKHFIVEDCGRVINPMLVDEQLRGGVVQGLGAALFEECRYSDTGQLVNGSLADYLVPMPMEMPDIVIAHVETPTADTELGAKGVGEAGTAAASACVLNAVNDALAPFGATINSIPITPMKVLTALKRF; encoded by the coding sequence ATGACCGCGCCGCTGACCTCGCTCGATCGCCCGAATTCCTACATCGGACGCTCGGTGCCGCGGCCGAATGCCAAGCGGTTGCTGGCCGGGCGGGGTCGCTATGTCAGCGATCTCCGTCTGCCGCGCATGCTCTACGCCGCGTTCCTGCGCAGTCCGCATGCGCACGCGAAGATCGTCTCGATCAACACCGAGCCGGCGCGCGCAATCGAAGGCGTTCATCTCGTTGCGACCGGCGTTGATCTCGCCGAGATCTGCACGCCGTGGACCGGTACGCTGGATCATTTCAAGGGCATGACCTCCGCGCCGCAATGGCCGTTGCCGGTGGATCGCGTGGTCTGGGCCGGGCAGGCGGTGGTTGCCGTCGTCGCCGAGAGCAGGGCGATCGCCGAAGATGCGCTGGAGCTGATCGAAGTCGATTACGACGACCTTCCCGTCGTCGTGGATCTCGACGTCGCACGCGAGGCCGGCGGTCCGCTGGTCAACCCCGGCAGCGTCAATAACATCTGTTTCCGTAGCCAGCTCGACAACGGCACCGTGGACGATGCCTTTGCACATGCGGCCCATGTGGTGGAGGAGGAATTCACCTTCGGTCGCCATACCGCGGTGACGCTTGAGCCGCGCGCGATCGTCGCGGACTATGATCCCGCCGCCGGAATGCTCACCGTGCACCACGGCACGCAGACGCCTTATCAGTTTCAGGACCTCTATTCGCGACACTATGATATTCCGGAATCGCGCGTTCGCGTGATCGCCAGCGATATCGGTGGCTCGTTCGGGATGAAGCTGCATGTCTATCACGAGGACATGGCGGTGGTCGGTCTCTCGATCCTGCTCGGCCGGCCCGTGAAATACGTTGCCGATCGCATGGAGTCTTTCGTCTCCGACATCCACGCCCGCGACCATCGCGTCCGTGCTCGTATGGCGCTCGACGCAAAGGGCGGGATTTTGGCGATGGACGTTGAGGACCTGACCGCGATTGGGGCGTTCTCGACCTATCCGCGCACCAGCGTGGTCGAGGGCAATCAGGTGATCCGCCTGATGGGCGCGCCTTATCGCTTCGAGAACTACCGCGCCACGCTGGAGGTGATCTTCCAGAACAAGGTGCAGACCAGCCAGTATCGCGCCGTCGGCCATCCCATCGCCTGCGCGGTGACCGAGCGTCTCGTTGACATGGCGGCCGCCAAGCTCGGCCTCGATCCCTTCGCCATCCGTGCGCAGAACGTCATCCCCGATGATGCCTATCCGCAGACCTCGCCGACCGGATACCGTTTCGAGGCGCTGTCGCATCAGGCGTGCCTGAAGCGCCTGCACCAGATGATGGACTATGACGGCTTGCGCGCGGAGCAGGCGGATCTGCGCAAGCGCGGCATCCATCGCGGCATCGGCATTGCAGCCTTCGTCGAGATCACCAATCCGAGCCCAGCGTTCTACGGGGTCGGCGGCGCCCGCATCTCCTCGCAGGACGGCGCGATCCTCAGCCTGACGCCGTCGGGCGAGGTGCGCTGCCTGATCTCGGTCACCGAGCAGGGGCAAGGCACCGAGGCGATCATCAGCCAGATCGTGGCCGACCAGCTCGGCCTCGCGCAGGAACACGTCAAGGTCATTACCGGCGATACCGAGGTGACGCCGCATGGCGGCGCGACCTGGGCTTGCCGCGGCGCCGGCATCGGCGGTGAGACCGCGCTGCAGGCGACGCGCGCGCTCAAGCGCAACATCCTGGAGATCGCTGCGCTCATCTTGCAGGAGCAGCCGTCGGCGCTCGATATCATCGATGGCCAAGTGGTGGATGCGGCAACGCGGAACCAGCGGATGCCAATCTCCGAGATCGCGCGCATCGCCTATTTCCGTTCCGACACGCTGCCGCCGGGGACGCAGGCGCAGCTTACCGTGAGCCATCATTTCGCGCCGCAGGGCTATCCGTTCGCCTTTACCAACGGCATTCAGGGCTGTTTGCTGGAAGTCGATGTCGAGACCGGGCTCATCAAGCTCCTGAAGCACTTCATTGTCGAGGATTGTGGCCGCGTCATCAATCCGATGCTGGTGGACGAGCAACTGCGCGGCGGTGTCGTGCAGGGGCTGGGCGCGGCGCTTTTCGAGGAATGCCGCTACAGCGACACCGGCCAACTCGTGAACGGCTCGCTCGCCGACTATCTCGTGCCGATGCCGATGGAGATGCCCGACATCGTCATCGCCCATGTCGAGACGCCGACCGCCGACACCGAGCTCGGCGCCAAGGGGGTCGGCGAGGCCGGTACGGCTGCGGCGTCCGCCTGCGTGCTCAACGCCGTCAACGACGCGCTCGCGCCGTTCGGTGCCACGATCAATTCGATTCCGATCACGCCGATGAAAGTCCTGACAGCCCTGAAGCGTTTCTAG
- a CDS encoding (2Fe-2S)-binding protein, with the protein MSGFDDSLLNEADETVRIRMVVNGRKVAWEVAPRETLVDCLRDRLELTGTHAGCEMGACGACLVQLDGRAVHSCLIFAVQADGATIDTIEGLSERGAIADLQAEFHRRNALQCGFCTPGMLVNAHELLSQVAQPSREEIRDALSGNYCRCTGYEAIVDAIDAVAKARGTSGGVT; encoded by the coding sequence ATGAGCGGCTTCGACGATAGCCTGCTGAACGAGGCGGACGAGACGGTGCGCATTCGCATGGTCGTCAACGGCCGCAAGGTCGCCTGGGAGGTCGCGCCACGGGAGACGCTGGTCGACTGCCTGCGCGACAGGCTCGAGCTGACGGGCACGCATGCCGGCTGCGAGATGGGCGCCTGCGGTGCCTGCCTGGTGCAGCTCGACGGCCGCGCCGTGCATTCCTGCCTGATCTTCGCGGTGCAGGCCGACGGCGCCACCATCGACACCATCGAAGGCCTGTCGGAGCGCGGCGCGATTGCTGACCTCCAGGCCGAATTCCACCGCCGCAATGCGCTGCAATGCGGCTTTTGCACGCCGGGCATGCTGGTCAACGCCCACGAGCTGCTCTCGCAGGTGGCGCAGCCGAGTCGCGAGGAGATTCGCGACGCGCTGTCGGGCAATTACTGCCGCTGCACCGGCTATGAGGCCATCGTCGACGCCATCGACGCGGTGGCCAAAGCGCGCGGTACGAGTGGAGGCGTAACATGA
- a CDS encoding FAD binding domain-containing protein: MKARAFSYFRAATIDQALDAHARAGDDARFIAGGQSLVPALSLRLQAPRLLIDITHIDELRGVRREGGHLRIGALTRHCEMLSEPLIAEFAPLLHAAAPFVAHPAIRNRGTFGGSVALADPASEFPAMTLALDAEIEIAGPSGRRRVKADDFFIDLFETSLQPGELITAIYVPLFRADQRFAFDELARRRGDYALVGCGMLATFAGARIDDIRISFFSVGNTPTRVRGVEATLIGSRLDAERVVAAQGALEGDLAPPESDEVPPAMRLHLARVLLGRLLGRLGEGA, from the coding sequence GTGAAGGCGAGGGCTTTCAGCTATTTTCGTGCTGCGACGATCGACCAGGCGCTGGATGCTCACGCTCGCGCCGGGGACGATGCGCGTTTCATCGCCGGCGGCCAGAGCCTGGTGCCGGCGCTGTCGCTGCGACTGCAGGCGCCACGGCTGCTGATCGACATCACCCATATCGACGAGCTGCGCGGCGTCAGGCGCGAAGGCGGGCATTTGCGCATCGGTGCGCTGACGCGCCATTGCGAGATGCTCAGCGAGCCGTTGATCGCCGAGTTCGCGCCGCTGCTGCATGCCGCGGCGCCGTTCGTGGCCCATCCCGCGATCCGCAACCGCGGCACCTTCGGCGGCAGCGTCGCACTGGCCGATCCTGCTTCCGAATTTCCTGCGATGACCCTGGCGCTGGATGCCGAGATCGAGATCGCCGGGCCCTCAGGTCGCCGCCGCGTCAAGGCCGACGACTTCTTCATCGACCTGTTCGAGACGTCCCTACAGCCCGGCGAGCTGATCACCGCAATCTACGTTCCGCTGTTCAGGGCGGATCAGCGCTTTGCATTCGACGAGTTGGCGCGGCGTCGTGGGGATTACGCGCTGGTCGGTTGCGGTATGCTCGCGACCTTTGCCGGCGCGCGTATCGACGACATCCGTATCTCCTTCTTCTCCGTCGGCAATACGCCGACACGGGTGAGGGGGGTCGAGGCGACCTTGATCGGCTCGCGCCTGGATGCGGAGCGGGTTGTCGCGGCGCAAGGCGCGCTCGAAGGCGATCTCGCGCCGCCCGAGAGCGACGAGGTGCCGCCCGCGATGCGGCTGCATCTCGCCCGCGTATTGCTTGGCCGCCTGCTCGGACGTCTCGGTGAGGGAGCATGA